TCCTGCTTTGCCGCAGGCGGTATGGATCAATCCTCCTGCGCAGGCAATGGTGAACAGAAAGAAGCTACAGTAATTTCCGCAAGTGAGTGTCCAAAAGTTGTTGACAGGTTCCGCCAGTCAAAGAATCTGCGCAAAGAGTCCTTATCCTGATGGGCGCCAGTATAGATCAGCCGCTTCCTTTCCAGATCATAGACCTGGGTGTGGTAGACATGGCCTTTCTTGCGACTGATCTCATCGATGCCAATGAGTCGAACATCCCCGTAGTCTTCCTGCTCTCTGCCGTATGCCACTGCAGCCTCCACCGCGCTTCTGACCGTGTTCCAAGGAGACGTGAAAAAGACTGGCTACTTGATCCCAGGAGAGCAGTCTAGCCAGTCGGAGCGAAGTGGAGATCCCGCTCTGCGGGAAAGGAAAAGCACGGTGATAAGGGGAAAGCTGATGGGCTTTTTGCCCATGCTCCAGGGAATACGTTCCACTTTGATTCCGTGAGCAGGACATTTGACTCGCCTGGGATGGTAGTAGAGAAAGACCGCAATACCCCACAGGGAGACATGTCGCCAACGCCTCTCTCTGAGCTTGTCCTTCGGATGAAAACGCTTGCCATCCCGCCAACGGCGGGACTAGGCAACTTCCTTTTCTTCTTGACATCCAGTTCGATCCTCAGTTCGTTGTTGGCAAGCCTGGTCGAAACAATTCGATGATCCTTGATTCCCAGAGTCAAACGTACGATACTGGATA
This Deltaproteobacteria bacterium DNA region includes the following protein-coding sequences:
- a CDS encoding transposase, which encodes MAYGREQEDYGDVRLIGIDEISRKKGHVYHTQVYDLERKRLIYTGAHQDKDSLRRFFDWRNLSTTFGHSLAEITVASFCSPLPAQED